A portion of the Glycine max cultivar Williams 82 chromosome 10, Glycine_max_v4.0, whole genome shotgun sequence genome contains these proteins:
- the LOC100808574 gene encoding DEAD-box ATP-dependent RNA helicase 3, chloroplastic, whose amino-acid sequence MASTIGISSSISIYKTPSFQLFKRPAATTTSVFFNTLPRNRDATLSSVPSAIATPSILTEQPLKGLTLDDLSNSDQFGYDFEPDTNVSDHELDISKLGLPSPLVHSLQKRGIISLFPIQRAVLVPALEGKDIIARAKTGTGKTLAFGIPILKGLTNDDEQSPHRRSGRLPKALVLAPTRELAKQVEKEIQESAPYLKTVCVYGGVSYVTQQSALSRGVDVVVGTPGRIIDLVNGNSLKLSEVQYLVLDEADQMLAVGFEEDVEVILDKVPTQRQTMLFSATMPGWVKKLSRKYLNNPLTIDLVGEQEEKLAEGIKLYALLATATSKRTVLSDLITVYAKGGKTIVFTQTKKDADEVSMALTSSIASEALHGDISQHQRERTLNGFRQGKFTVLVATDVAARGLDIPNVDLVIHYELPNDAETFVHRSGRTGRAGKEGTAILMYTSSQRRTVRSLERDVGSKFEFVSPPAVEEILESSAEQVVATLNRVHPESVEFFTATAQKLVEEQGARALAAALAQMSGFSQPPSCRSLINHEQGWTTLQLTRDSDTSGRYFSARSVTGFLSDVYSQAADEVGKIHLIADERVQGAVFDLPEEIAKELLNKDMPSGNTISKITKLPPLQDNEPASDFYGKFSDRDRSNPRGSRDQRGFRSSRGREGGQDSNDEFGRGGRSFRSGNNRSRTTGKSSGNDWLIGGSSRSSRFSSSNRDGGHGGACFNCGKPGHRASDCITQKRVFF is encoded by the exons ATGGCTTCAACCATAGGTATCTCTTCTTCCATCTCCATATACAAAACCCCCTCTTTTCAACTCTTCAAAAGACCAGCCGCCACAACCACCTCCGTTTTCTTCAACACCCTTCCCCGTAACCGTGACGCCACACTCTCTTCCGTTCCTTCCGCCATTGCCACCCCATCCATTCTCACCGAACAACCCTTAAAGGGCTTAACTTTGGACGACCTTAGTAATAGCGACCAATTTGGCTATGACTTCGAACCCGACACCAACGTTAGCGACCACGAACTCGACATTTCCAAGTTGGGTTTACCTTCGCCCCTCGTCCACTCCCTCCAAAAACGTGGGATCATCAGCCTTTTCCCCATTCAG AGAGCTGTGTTGGTGCCTGCACTAGAAGGTAAAGATATCATTGCTCGTGCAAAGACAGGGACTGGCAAGACTTTAGCATTCGGAATTCCAATTCTTAAAGGTCTCACTAATGATGATGAACAAAGTCCTCACAG GCGGTCTGGGAGGCTTCCTAAAGCGTTGGTCCTTGCACCTACTAGGGAGTTAGCAAAGCAAGTTGAGAAAGAGATACAAGAATCTGCACCTTACCTCAAAACAGTTTGTGTTTATGGTGGTGTTTCTTATGTAACACAGCAGAGTGCGCTTTCACGGGGTGTTGATGTGGTGGTTGGGACGCCGGGTAGAATAATTGACCTGGTGAATGGAAACAGCCTTAAACTGAGTGAGGTTCAGTATTTGGTGCTCGATGAAGCTGATCAGATGCTTGCTGTTGGGTTTGAGGAGGATGTGGAGGTCATTTTAGATAAGGTCCCGACTCAGCGCCAGACCATGCTTTTTTCTGCGACCATGCCTGGTTGGGTTAAGAAACTGTCCAGAAAGTATTTGAATAACCCTTTGACGATTGATTTG GTTGGTGAACAAGAAGAGAAGCTTGCTGAAGGGATCAAACTTTATGCATTATTAGCCACTGCCACTTCAAAACGGACAGTTCTTTCTGATCTTATAACT GTTTATGCAAAGGGTGGGAAGACTATTGTTTTTACTCAGACAAAAAAGGATGCTGATGAAGTATCAATGGCATTAACAAGTAGTATAGCTTCCGAAGCACTGCATGGTGATATATCTCAGCATCAGAGAGAGAGAACATTGAATGGTTTTCGGCAAGGGAAGTTCACAGTGCTTGTTGCCACTGATGTTGCAGCTCGTGGACTTGATATTCCCAATGTTGATTTG GTTATACATTATGAACTTCCCAATGATGCTGAGACTTTTGTACATCGTTCTGGCCGTACTGGGCGTGCAGGAAAAGAGGGTACAGCCATTTTGATGTACACCAGTAGCCAGAGGAGAACAGTTAGATCCCTTGAGCGTGATGTAGGGagcaaatttgaatttgttagtccaCCAGCTGTGGAAGAGATTTTGGAGTCATCTGCTGAGCAAGTTGTTGCTACACTAAATAGAGTTCATCCTGAGTCTGTTGAATTTTTCACTGCAACTGCACAAAAACTGGTTGAAGAACAAGGAGCAAGGGCCCTTGCAGCTGCTCTAGCACAGATGAGTGGATTCTCTCAACCTCCATCATGTCGGTCTCTTATCAATCATGAACAG GGATGGACTACATTGCAACTGACTCGAGATTCAGATACTTCTGGAAGATATTTTTCTGCAAGATCTGTCACTGGGTTTCTTTCAGATGTTTATTCTCAAGCTGCTGATGAAGTTggaaaaatacatttaattgcAGATGAGAGG GTTCAAGGAGCTGTTTTTGATCTTCCAGAGGAAATAGCTAAAGAGTTGCTCAATAAGGATATGCCATCTGGAAATACTATCTCCAAAATCACCAAG TTACCTCCTTTGCAAGACAATGAACCTGCAAGTGATTTCTATGGGAAGTTTTCCGACAGAGATAGAAGTAACCCTAGAGGTTCTAGGGATCAGAGAGGTTTTAGAAGTTCACGAGGACGGGAAGGAGGCCAAGACTCTAATGATGAGTTTGGACGAGGTGGTAGAAGTTTCAGATCTGGCAACAACAGGTCTCGAACAACGGGAAAAAGCAGCGGCAATGATTGGCTAATTGGAGGCAGTAGTAGATCAAGCAGGTTTTCATCATCCAACAG AGATGGGGGCCATGGAGGGGCCTGTTTTAATTGTGGAAAACCTGGCCATCGGGCATCAGATTGTATCACCCAAAAACGAGTCTTTTTCTAG
- the LOC100811263 gene encoding eukaryotic translation initiation factor 3 subunit M produces the protein MATVVPTSEEDAALSVVRFASELAWADAGPEVAEPQVSRLCTEAEEFIVMGKWLELASLMITSAELIFSKVSEKDIESIFTIICNLVTKTENPDEVMEIVKVITAKILQQPNEKPAVRLKIMISLYNLLETPYCQFYVYMKLLNLAVDGKVTEHIIPSFKKIDNFLKDWKIGIPEQRELFLAVSNILKENKSMSKDAFKFLTSYLATFLGDDSHVLSEAKEEAACAIVEFVRAPDIFQCDLLDLPAVAQLEKDAKYALLYQLLKIFLTQRLDAYIDYHAANSTLLKSYGLVHEECIAKMRLLSLVDLSSDGSGQIPYELIRDTLQINDDEVELWVVRGLTAKLIDCKMDQMNQVVVVSHPTERVFGQHQWQALRTKLVTWRGNIVNVISTIQANKITEDGSQAAQGLVVR, from the exons ATGGCGACTGTGGTGCCAACCTCCGAAGAAGACGCTGCACTCTCCGTCGTTCGATTCGCCTCTGAACTTGCCTGGGCCGATGCCGGTCCTGAG GTTGCTGAGCCCCAAGTTAGCAGACTCTGCACGGAGGCTGAAGAGTTCATTGTTATGGGAAAGTGGTTGGAGTTAGCATCATTGATGATTACCTCTGCTGAATTGATTTTCTCAAAGGTTTCTGAAAAAG ATATAGAGTCCATCTTCACTATCATCTGCAATCTTGTTACAAAGACCGAGAATCCAGATGAAGTGATGGAGattgtaaaagttataactGCAAAAATACTTCAGCAGCCAAACGAAAAGCCTGCCGTGCGATTGAAGAT TATGATCAGTCTGTACAATCTTTTGGAGACTCCATACTGCCAGTTTTATGTCTACATGAAGTTACTGAATTTAGCTGTTGATGGGAAAGTCACAGAACACATTATACCTTCATTCAAGAAGATTGATAACTTCTTAAAAGACTGGAAAATTGGGATACCAGAACAGAGAGAGCTCTTTCTTGCTGTCTCTAatattttgaaggaaaataaaag CATGTCAAAGGATGCTTTTAAGTTCCTGACCAGTTATTTGGCAACTTTTTTGGGAGATGATTCACATGTTTTGAGTGAAGCCAAGGAGGAAGCTGCATGTGCTATTGTGGAATTTGTGAGGGCACCTGACATATTTCAG TGTGATTTGCTAGACTTGCCTGCTGTTGCACAACTGGAGAAGGATGCCAAATATGCTCTGTTATATCAGcttcttaagatttttcttaccCAGAGGCTGGATGCATACATAGACTATCATGCTGCCAATTCCACATTGTTGAAAAGTTATG GCCTTGTGCATGAAGAATGCATTGCCAAAATGAGGCTGTTGTCATTGGTGGATCTTAGCTCTGATGGATCTGGCCAAATTCCATATGAACTTATTAGGGACACACTTCAG ATCAACGATGATGAGGTGGAACTATGGGTGGTTAGAGGATTAACTGCTAAGTTAATTGACTGTAAGATGGACCAAATGAATCAAGTTGTAGTTGTCAG TCATCCTACTGAGCGTGTGTTTGGTCAGCACCAATGGCAAGCACTGAGAACAAAGCTAGTGACATGGAGG GGAAATATTGTAAATGTTATCAGTACCATTCAGGCCAACAAAATAACGGAGGATGGGTCCCAGGCAGCCCAAGGTTTGGTTGTTCGTTGA